The bacterium genome segment ATCCCCCGGCCTTTCCTGGAGGATCTGCCTGTAGATCTCCAGTGCCTTGTCCGTAAGTCCCTGTTGAGCGTAAAGGTCCGCGAGGGTCTCCGTCGAGATGGCGCCGCCGGTCGCTGAAGCGTCCAGTGAGGGCGGCGACTGTGGGACCGGCTCGGACGTTTGCCGCGCCAGATCCAGATCCAGGGCCGGTTCCTGTTCCGGCTCCCGGAAGATCATTGCCGGCTCGGGAATCGAGAGGAGGTCGGGGGCCGGAGGCGCCGGCCGGGTCTCCATAACAGTCTCGTTCACCGTCTCAGTCTCCGTCACAGAAACGATCTCGTCGGCATCAGGTGGCGGCTGAACTGATGACGGGGCTTCGGGTACCGTCCCGGGGATCACCTCTTCAGCCAGACTGGCCTCGGCCAGATTTTCTCCCTCCTCCATGAAGGCGGCGATCTGGGGATCGAACTGATCGATGTCGTCCACATCGTCCACCTGGAAAACTCCGCCCTCCTCCTCAATCAGGTCAACATCAATCTCGTCGACATCGTCCTCGGGAACGTCAATGACAGCCTCATCCGCTATCATTGGACCTTCAGCGACGGGGGTTTTAACGACAGTTACCGGGCGGACGGCAACCGGGTCCGTGGTGACGTCCTGGCCTTCCGGGGAGAAAGAGAAGGTCTCCTCGGTCGGCAGGGGGTCGAGTTCGACGCCGTCTACCGTAGTGGGCTTTTGCTCGTAGGTGACAAGGTGTCCTTCTCCATCCCCCCTGCCCGATCCCGCCTCGAACTCCATCTTCCTGGGAGGCTCCGCCTTCTTCTTCATCTCCTCCAGGATCAGGGCCACTTCCTGATCTTCGGGACTGAGAAAGTTGGCTGCCTCCAGAGCCCGAAGCGCTCCCTGGATGTCTCCCTTGTCCCTGAGAGCCTTACCCAGGAACTTTTGCCCCAGGTAGTTTTCAGGGCTGTCGGCTACGGTCTTCCGAAGGACATCCACCGCGGGGTCAAGTTCCCGGCTCTCGTAGAGGGCTCTGCCCAGAACGAGCAGACCGCCGCTGTAACCCGGGTGGACTTCCAGTCCCGCTCTTGCGGTCCGGATGGCGTCATCCAGGCGTCCCGCCTTTCGGTAGGCTTCAGCCAGAGGGGCAAACGCCCTGGATTCAGGGTCATCGGCCAGCATCCGTTCGTATCGCTGAATATCATCTTCGCTCATGGCAGACCTCCCCCTCCTGTACTCTCACGGCATTACCCGATTGGGAATAAAAATTAAAAATTGAT includes the following:
- a CDS encoding tetratricopeptide repeat protein; the encoded protein is MSEDDIQRYERMLADDPESRAFAPLAEAYRKAGRLDDAIRTARAGLEVHPGYSGGLLVLGRALYESRELDPAVDVLRKTVADSPENYLGQKFLGKALRDKGDIQGALRALEAANFLSPEDQEVALILEEMKKKAEPPRKMEFEAGSGRGDGEGHLVTYEQKPTTVDGVELDPLPTEETFSFSPEGQDVTTDPVAVRPVTVVKTPVAEGPMIADEAVIDVPEDDVDEIDVDLIEEEGGVFQVDDVDDIDQFDPQIAAFMEEGENLAEASLAEEVIPGTVPEAPSSVQPPPDADEIVSVTETETVNETVMETRPAPPAPDLLSIPEPAMIFREPEQEPALDLDLARQTSEPVPQSPPSLDASATGGAISTETLADLYAQQGLTDKALEIYRQILQERPGDEVIELKISALEEMMEEQPAVQPPPFIEKPVTVTQPVTETETVTVIHPPPAPPQAQLVSDAVPGVPEPAAAPVAATAPAPVTEPMAAREAAAPGNKMSETLGRWLENAERMKQK